The Longimicrobiales bacterium genome includes a window with the following:
- the kdsB gene encoding 3-deoxy-manno-octulosonate cytidylyltransferase: protein MSGQVLGIVPARLASTRLPNKPLYPILGKPLIEWVWRRIENMSVLDHAVVATDSEDVAEVCRALGAPVEMTATDHPSGTDRVAEVVNRPAYRQYDVVVNVQGDEPLIKEAHVRAAIDLVVEGKWDVGTCAIPVRTDDARADPSVVKVARAASGKALYFSRAPIPYKRDEKPGPEELEHEPFLRHIGIYAYTRDALHDWVSLAPSQLERLELLEQLRPLEAGLRIGVAVVGAADPGVDTPADVLRMEKKLTEYGATTFA from the coding sequence TTGAGCGGCCAGGTCTTAGGCATCGTGCCGGCCCGGCTTGCCTCGACCCGACTCCCCAACAAACCGCTCTATCCGATCCTCGGGAAACCCTTGATTGAGTGGGTTTGGCGGCGCATCGAGAACATGTCTGTGCTCGACCACGCGGTGGTTGCCACGGACTCAGAGGACGTGGCGGAGGTCTGCCGGGCGTTGGGAGCCCCGGTGGAAATGACGGCAACGGATCATCCTTCAGGGACCGACCGCGTCGCTGAAGTGGTCAACCGCCCCGCATATCGACAGTACGACGTGGTCGTGAACGTGCAGGGCGACGAGCCCCTGATTAAGGAGGCGCACGTTCGAGCCGCGATCGACTTGGTTGTTGAGGGGAAATGGGACGTGGGGACATGTGCCATTCCCGTGCGAACAGATGACGCGCGGGCAGACCCTTCAGTGGTGAAGGTCGCGAGAGCAGCCAGCGGGAAGGCGCTTTACTTCTCTCGCGCCCCGATCCCCTACAAACGCGACGAGAAGCCAGGACCCGAGGAGTTGGAGCACGAGCCATTCCTTCGGCACATCGGGATCTACGCTTATACGCGCGACGCCCTGCATGATTGGGTATCCCTCGCGCCATCACAGCTGGAGCGTCTCGAGCTGCTGGAACAGTTACGCCCGCTCGAGGCGGGATTGAGGATCGGGGTAGCCGTCGTGGGTGCGGCGGACCCGGGAGTAGATACACCCGCGGATGTTCTGAGGATGGAAAAGAAACTGACCGAGTACGGAGCCACCACTTTCGCATGA